From the Lysinibacillus fusiformis genome, the window AAGACAAAAATTTCGTCACTCATCGCAAGTGCTTCTTCTTGATCATGTGTAACAAAGACAAAAGTTTTGCCAAGACGTTGCTGTAGTTCACGAAGCTCATATTGCATTTCTGTACGTAGCTTTAAGTCTAAAGCTGAAAGTGGCTCATCCAGTAAAATTACTTCAGGATCATTGACAATGGCACGTGCAATCGCCACACGTTGTCGTTGTCCACCAGACATTTCAGATATTTCGCGGTTACCATATCCTGCCAAATTGACAAACTTTAAGGCTTCAGCTACACGCTCTTTTATGTCCTTTTCAGGGAGCTTCTTAATGCGTAGGCCAAATGCGACATTTTCAAAAACATTTAAATGAGGGAACAGCGCATAATCCTGAAAGACAGTATTAACCTGACGTTCATTGGCAGGAACTGCATTAATCTTTTTATCATGGAAAAATACATCTCCTGTTGTAGGTTCCGTAAATCCTGCAATAATTCGTAAAATGGTTGTTTTACCACAACCTGATGGACCAAGGAGTGTGTAAAATTTCCCTTTTTCAAGCTCCAAATTGATATTTTTTAAAACGACGGTACCGTCACTATATGACTTTGAAACATTTTCAAAGCGGATAATTGAATTTGTTGTCATGGATGCGCCTCCTTAAGCTATAAATAAGAATCTGTTGCGACAAGTAAAATTTTTGTTTCATCATCATGTGCATTAAAAATCTGATGATGGTCTGTCGCGTCATAATAAAGTGCATTGCCTTCACTTGCGATATACTGTTCATTCCCTAAAACGAGACGAATACGTCCTTTAACCACATAAATAAATGTTTCAGAGAGCGAAGGCTCAAACTGTTTGAACTCGCCATCTGCGGCAAAGGTTAAGAAAATGGGTTCCATCTCTTTTTCATTCGAAGTAGGAATTAGCCATTGAATTTCATATTTTTTTTCTTCATCCGTATAGGTAGATTGATCTTCCTCTGTATAAACAACCTTCTGTTCAGGTGATTCATCATCAAAAAAGTCTTTAGGTCTCGACCCTA encodes:
- a CDS encoding ABC transporter ATP-binding protein, which encodes MTTNSIIRFENVSKSYSDGTVVLKNINLELEKGKFYTLLGPSGCGKTTILRIIAGFTEPTTGDVFFHDKKINAVPANERQVNTVFQDYALFPHLNVFENVAFGLRIKKLPEKDIKERVAEALKFVNLAGYGNREISEMSGGQRQRVAIARAIVNDPEVILLDEPLSALDLKLRTEMQYELRELQQRLGKTFVFVTHDQEEALAMSDEIFVLSEGQIQQSGTPVDIYDEPINRFVADFIGESNIVPGVMIEDFKVEFAGKVFECVDQGMKLNEKIDIVIRPEDLEMTTVDKGKLVVKVDTQLFRGVHYELSTYDKDGNEWLVHSLKKAEVGTEIGLDFDPEAIHVMRLNETEEEFDKRLESYGDDEDAN
- a CDS encoding helix-turn-helix domain-containing protein; the protein is MQIGAKIKALRLKKGLTQEELGERTDLSKGYISQLERDLNSPSIETLFSILEVLGSRPKDFFDDESPEQKVVYTEEDQSTYTDEEKKYEIQWLIPTSNEKEMEPIFLTFAADGEFKQFEPSLSETFIYVVKGRIRLVLGNEQYIASEGNALYYDATDHHQIFNAHDDETKILLVATDSYL